Within the Candidatus Omnitrophota bacterium genome, the region CAGCTGGCGTCTTACAGGGAGTTCCTTCAGCAGGATGTACCAAAGTCGAAGCGTGAGAATAGAGGACTGGAGTCCGCTTTCAGAGAGGTATTTCCGATACAGTCGCCCGATGGCGAATATAACGTGGAATATCTGAGCTATTCTATAGGTAAACCGAAATATGAAATACCGGAGTGCAAGAAACGCGGCATGAGCTATGCCGGGGCGCTTCGCATCATGATGAGGCTTAAATCGAAGAAAGAGACTAAAGAGCAGGAAGTGTATCTGGGAGAACTGCCCTTAATGACCGAGACGGGCACATTTATAGTCAACGGTGACGAGAGGGTTGTTGTGAGCCAGCTTCATCGTTCACCCGGAATATCCTTTGAGTCCGAACTGCACCCTACCGGCAAGCCTGTCTTTTCCGCCAGGATCATACCCTACAGGGGCGCATGGGTTGAGTTCGAATTCGACCTTAATGATGTCCTCCATGTTTACGTGGATAGGAAAAGGAAATTTCTCGCTACGGCCCTATTGAGAGTTTTCGGATACGAGACCAACGAGTCCATACTTAAGGCTCTGTCCGGCATCGAAGTTCATGACCTTACGCGATCGGCGCAGCTGGAAAAATTATACGGTTCGGTGCTGGCAAAGGATGTCGTTGAAAAAGAGACCAACATTGTAATAGTTGAAAAATACGAAAAGATCACCAAGGAGATCGCCGATAAGATCTGGAACTCTACTGTAAGGCGCATCGAGGTATTGAACACGGTCTATCCTGAAGTGATGAACACTCTGCGTAAAGACCATTCATCGAACAAAGAAGACGCGACGATGGATATATATAGGAAGCTCAGGCCTGGCGACCCCCCGACACCTGAGTCAGCAGCCAGCCTTGTTGAAAGATTGTTCTTTGATATCAAACGGTACGATCTGGGTGGGGTCGGCCGCCATATGCTGAATAGGAAGCTGGGTATGAATGTATCGCTGGAAGAGAGGCTCATTACTCCTCAGACCCTCGTAAAGGTCATACTTAAGCTTATCGCGGTAAAGGCCGGACAGGCCGATGTTGATGATATCGATCATCTGGGTAACAGGCGTGTCAGATGCGCGGGAGAGCTTCTTTTGAATCAGATAAGAGTAGGCCTCTCCAGGGTGGATCGTTCATGCAGAGAGAGAATGAACCTTTACGATCTTTCCAATATTATGCCGCATAACCTTATAAATTCGAAGCTTGTTTCCGGTGTTATCAGGGATTTCTTCGGCAGAAGCCAGCTATCGCAATTCCTTGATCAGACAAATCCTCTTGCCGAGATGACGCATAAACGCCGTATGAGCGCGCTCGGGCCCGGAGGCCTTAACAGAGAGAGAGCGGGTTTCGAGGTCCGTGACGTTCATTATTCACATTACGGCCGTGTCTGTCCGATCGAGACACCTGAAGGCCCGAACATAGGCCTGATAGCTTCGTTGAGTACATACGCAAGGATAAATGAATTCGGGTTTATCGAAACGCCTTATCGAAAAGTTGAGGAAGGAAGGGTCACCGATAAGATCGAGTACCTTTCCGCGGATATTGAAGACCTCTACATAATAGCACAGGCGAATTCAAAAATAGATTCCAAGGGTCATTTCACGGAAGACAGAGCGTTCTGTCGCTTTAAAGATAACTTCCTGAAATCCGATCCGAAAGAGATCCAGTATATGGATGTCTCGCCGAGACAGCTTGTCAGCGTGGCCGCCAGTCTCATTCCGTTCCTTGAGCACGATGACGCAAACCGCGCCCTGATGGGTTCGAATATGCAGCGTCAGGCGGTACCCCTATTATATACGGAATCGCCGCTCATCGGCACCGGTATGGAGTACAGGACGGCGAAGGACTCCGGGGCAGTTATTGTTTCACGCAACGAGGGGACCGTTACAAGTGTCGATTCCGGTGAAATCGTTGTAAGCGGTAAATCGTATAAGCTGAGCAAGTTCGAAAGATCAAACGCCAATACCTGCGTTAACCAGAGGCCGATCGTAGCGCCCGGGGACAAGGTAAAGGTAGGGGATGTTATCGCGGACGGTCCTGCCACGCAAGAGGGCGAGCTTGCATTAGGCAAGAACGTTCTCGTGGCATTTATGCCGTGGAGAGGATATAACTTCGAAGATGCCATACTTTTGAGCGAGAAACTCGTTGCAGAAGATAAGTACACGTCGGTCCACATCGAGGAGTTCGAGATCGAAGCGCGGGACACGAGGCTTGGCAACGAAGAGA harbors:
- the rpoB gene encoding DNA-directed RNA polymerase subunit beta, which encodes MAKRKSYAKIEECYKLPNLLEIQLASYREFLQQDVPKSKRENRGLESAFREVFPIQSPDGEYNVEYLSYSIGKPKYEIPECKKRGMSYAGALRIMMRLKSKKETKEQEVYLGELPLMTETGTFIVNGDERVVVSQLHRSPGISFESELHPTGKPVFSARIIPYRGAWVEFEFDLNDVLHVYVDRKRKFLATALLRVFGYETNESILKALSGIEVHDLTRSAQLEKLYGSVLAKDVVEKETNIVIVEKYEKITKEIADKIWNSTVRRIEVLNTVYPEVMNTLRKDHSSNKEDATMDIYRKLRPGDPPTPESAASLVERLFFDIKRYDLGGVGRHMLNRKLGMNVSLEERLITPQTLVKVILKLIAVKAGQADVDDIDHLGNRRVRCAGELLLNQIRVGLSRVDRSCRERMNLYDLSNIMPHNLINSKLVSGVIRDFFGRSQLSQFLDQTNPLAEMTHKRRMSALGPGGLNRERAGFEVRDVHYSHYGRVCPIETPEGPNIGLIASLSTYARINEFGFIETPYRKVEEGRVTDKIEYLSADIEDLYIIAQANSKIDSKGHFTEDRAFCRFKDNFLKSDPKEIQYMDVSPRQLVSVAASLIPFLEHDDANRALMGSNMQRQAVPLLYTESPLIGTGMEYRTAKDSGAVIVSRNEGTVTSVDSGEIVVSGKSYKLSKFERSNANTCVNQRPIVAPGDKVKVGDVIADGPATQEGELALGKNVLVAFMPWRGYNFEDAILLSEKLVAEDKYTSVHIEEFEIEARDTRLGNEEITRDIPNVSEDALKDLDETGIIRVGASVEPGDILVGKVTPKSETELSPEEKLLRAIFGEKAGDVRDSSLIASPGVEGIVVDVRVFSRRDARSKTKEERTKENKEIKVLEETFGVQIQKIKEEKYRKLQKLLVAQKLAAGILDQESGRALMSQGRTIRVKDLKKILEKGDLENVKLNNPDVEQEISRISRLLDGQIEELSFELERETERVKRGDELPPGVLKKVKVYVASKKKISVGDKMAGRHGNKGVVAKILPEEDLPFLADGTPVEIVLNPLGVPSRMNVGQILETHLGWAAKLLGFTVATHVFDGATEKEIKEEMKKAGLPDSGKVTVYDGFTGRPLDQKVTVGYIYMMKLAHLVDDKIHARSIGPYSLVTQQPLGGKAQFGGQRFGEMEVWALEAYGAAFTLQELLTVKSDDVLGRTKMYEAIVKGDNKLRPGTPESFNVLVKELQSLCLEIKLEKKAAQGEAK